The Arcobacter sp. LA11 genome includes a region encoding these proteins:
- a CDS encoding Na/Pi cotransporter family protein has translation MAKKILIILLLIITAFYVISQENIKIILSGIAIFLIGMHFMEDGFKLFSGGTLETVLEKFTKNLYTSVFTGFLTTSIVQSSSLISVIVISFLSVELISLTQGMAIVFGANLGSTTTAWIVSALGLKIKISVYAMPMIIFGVIFRFSKNNTYVGLGNILLGLGFIFLGISYMKEGFDTLRSAIDLASYSIGGVPGILLYILIGAIATVVIQSSSATMAIIITALAGGNILYVDALALAIGANVGTTVTAVIGSLSSNQNGKRLAFGHFVFNIITGLIAVLLIYVLQDLVDVLAPYFGIRDDNYTMKLALFHTIFNLLGIVILFPFIGLIVKMSKKFITTKIKKASKPKYLDKANIKIPYNAMVSIQKEIIHLYDNAQKAILHALSIHTSELKTSKDIKKIISKPVTKIDTDLNDIYQNDLKNLYSEIIEFTLISQQNMNIEQTKYISQLKIASNIIVKILKDTRDIQKNMDFYLESKNEAIKNEYLLIKEELTTFIFEINQLKDIEHDEIEISTLIQVDKDRLQNLDIINSGRIDELIRKEKITSKMATSLINDSANAYNICKNLLRIGNILFIRDEKLRLLGEVDEVK, from the coding sequence ATGGCTAAAAAAATATTAATTATATTATTATTAATTATTACTGCTTTTTATGTTATTTCCCAAGAAAATATAAAAATTATTCTTTCAGGAATTGCTATTTTTTTAATTGGTATGCATTTTATGGAAGATGGATTTAAACTATTTTCAGGAGGAACTCTTGAAACCGTACTTGAAAAATTTACAAAAAACTTATATACATCAGTTTTCACAGGTTTTTTAACAACCTCTATAGTACAAAGTTCTTCTCTAATTTCAGTAATTGTCATATCTTTTTTATCAGTTGAACTAATATCCTTAACTCAAGGTATGGCAATAGTTTTTGGAGCAAACCTTGGAAGTACAACTACAGCGTGGATTGTATCTGCTTTAGGGTTAAAAATTAAGATTTCTGTATATGCAATGCCTATGATAATATTTGGTGTAATATTTAGGTTTTCTAAAAATAATACTTATGTAGGATTAGGAAATATATTACTTGGACTTGGATTTATTTTTTTAGGTATCTCATATATGAAAGAAGGCTTTGACACATTAAGAAGCGCAATAGACCTTGCTTCATATTCAATTGGTGGAGTTCCAGGGATATTACTTTATATATTAATTGGAGCAATTGCAACAGTAGTAATCCAATCAAGTAGTGCAACTATGGCTATTATAATCACTGCACTAGCGGGAGGTAATATATTATATGTTGATGCCTTAGCCTTAGCAATTGGAGCAAATGTAGGAACAACAGTTACAGCAGTCATAGGTTCTCTTTCTTCAAATCAAAATGGTAAAAGGCTCGCCTTTGGACATTTTGTATTCAATATTATTACAGGGTTAATTGCAGTATTATTAATATATGTTCTTCAAGATTTAGTAGATGTATTAGCTCCATACTTTGGAATTAGAGATGATAATTATACTATGAAACTAGCATTATTCCATACAATATTTAACCTTTTAGGAATTGTTATACTTTTCCCATTTATAGGATTGATTGTAAAAATGTCTAAAAAATTCATTACAACTAAGATAAAAAAAGCATCAAAACCTAAGTATTTAGACAAAGCAAATATAAAAATTCCATACAATGCAATGGTATCAATTCAAAAAGAAATTATACATCTTTATGATAATGCACAAAAAGCTATTCTTCATGCACTTTCTATTCATACAAGTGAATTAAAGACAAGTAAAGATATTAAAAAAATAATTTCTAAACCTGTTACAAAGATTGATACAGATTTAAATGATATTTATCAGAATGATTTGAAAAATTTATATAGTGAGATTATTGAATTTACACTAATCTCACAACAAAATATGAATATTGAACAAACTAAATATATATCACAATTAAAAATAGCTTCAAATATTATTGTTAAAATATTAAAAGATACACGTGATATACAAAAAAATATGGATTTTTATTTAGAGAGTAAAAATGAAGCAATTAAAAATGAATATCTTTTAATAAAAGAAGAACTTACAACCTTTATATTTGAAATTAACCAATTAAAAGACATAGAACATGATGAGATTGAAATTTCAACATTAATACAAGTTGATAAAGATAGATTACAAAACTTAGATATAATAAATAGTGGTAGAATTGATGAATTAATTAGAAAAGAAAAAATTACTTCAAAAATGGCTACATCGTTGATTAATGACTCAGCAAATGCATATAATATATGTAAAAATCTTTTAAGAATAGGTAACATTTTATTTATTAGAGATGAAAAACTTAGACTACTAGGAGAAGTTGATGAAGTTAAATAA
- the pgeF gene encoding peptidoglycan editing factor PgeF, producing the protein MKKMFYTFTTTTDGNLAYHVPDTKENVDKNRKELATKYNFDLENLIYMNQVHGNNVEIITKDSPRLIDSCDGIITNEKNLTLMVMVADCIPILYMDKIKGVVAAVHAGRNSTFQRIAEITVQKMIEEFDCNVKDIEVILGPSIQKCCYEVNLELANIVKESFGEEFVDGRLIDLQGINKMLLNEQGISNISIYNTCTKCSNEPYFSFRKDKNCGRFAGLISVL; encoded by the coding sequence ATGAAAAAAATGTTTTATACTTTTACAACAACAACAGATGGCAATCTTGCATATCATGTACCAGATACAAAAGAAAATGTAGATAAAAATAGAAAAGAATTAGCTACAAAATATAATTTTGATTTAGAAAACTTAATTTATATGAATCAAGTCCATGGTAATAATGTAGAAATAATAACAAAAGATTCGCCTAGATTAATAGATAGTTGTGATGGAATTATTACAAATGAAAAAAATCTAACTCTTATGGTTATGGTTGCAGATTGTATTCCAATTTTATATATGGATAAGATAAAAGGTGTTGTTGCAGCAGTTCATGCAGGTAGAAATTCAACTTTTCAAAGAATAGCAGAAATTACAGTACAAAAGATGATAGAAGAGTTTGATTGTAATGTAAAAGATATAGAAGTAATACTTGGCCCTTCTATTCAAAAGTGTTGTTATGAAGTTAATTTAGAATTAGCAAATATAGTAAAAGAGTCTTTTGGAGAAGAGTTTGTTGATGGAAGATTAATTGATTTACAAGGTATAAATAAAATGCTTTTAAATGAACAAGGAATTTCAAATATAAGTATTTATAATACATGTACAAAATGCTCAAATGAGCCTTATTTTTCATTTAGAAAGGACAAAAATTGTGGTCGTTTTGCTGGTCTAATATCGGTGTTATAG
- the purU gene encoding formyltetrahydrofolate deformylase, with product MKEYILLIDTIDAKGLVYNISKVLFANNLNIEKNAEYVEKESNKFFMRTVISGEVNSNILLKELTEVLPADSTIKLTPKAKKDIVILATKESHVLGDLLIRYIDGELNANIKAVIANHDYLRDLVESFNIPFHCISADDMEREAHENLIIEQINEYEPELIVLAKYMRILTPKFVETYPQKVLNIHHSFLPSFIGANPYKQAHHRGVKIIGATAHYVTNDLDEGPIIDQGVVRVDHSFTWQDMRRSGRNVEKVVLSNALQLLLDDKVFVYDNKTVIL from the coding sequence ATGAAAGAATATATACTTCTAATTGATACAATCGATGCAAAAGGACTTGTTTATAATATCTCAAAAGTACTTTTTGCAAATAACTTAAATATTGAAAAAAATGCAGAATATGTTGAAAAAGAATCTAATAAGTTTTTTATGAGAACTGTTATTTCTGGAGAAGTAAATAGTAATATACTTTTAAAAGAACTTACAGAAGTTTTACCTGCTGATTCAACTATTAAATTAACACCAAAAGCAAAAAAAGATATTGTAATATTAGCAACTAAAGAGTCTCATGTTTTAGGTGATTTATTAATTAGATATATTGATGGTGAATTAAATGCAAATATCAAAGCTGTTATTGCAAATCATGATTATTTGAGAGATTTAGTAGAGAGTTTTAATATTCCATTTCATTGTATTAGTGCTGATGATATGGAACGTGAAGCTCATGAAAATCTTATTATTGAACAAATCAATGAGTATGAACCAGAATTAATTGTATTAGCAAAATATATGAGAATTTTAACTCCTAAATTTGTAGAAACCTATCCTCAAAAAGTATTAAATATTCATCATTCATTTTTACCATCATTTATTGGAGCAAATCCATATAAACAGGCACATCATAGGGGTGTAAAAATTATTGGAGCTACTGCTCACTATGTTACAAATGATTTAGATGAAGGTCCAATTATTGATCAAGGTGTTGTTAGAGTTGATCATAGTTTTACTTGGCAAGATATGAGAAGATCAGGGCGAAACGTAGAAAAAGTTGTACTTTCAAATGCTTTACAATTACTTTTAGATGATAAAGTATTTGTATATGATAATAAAACAGTAATTTTATAA
- a CDS encoding tRNA (cytidine(34)-2'-O)-methyltransferase, translating to MFNIVLLEPRIPGNVGTIGRLAFAMNCTLHLIKPYGFGEITEKEVKRAGLDYWYDLDVREYENIEDFWSKNPFSNRHFFATTKTEQVYFDAQYEVGDFLYFGREDAGLPEDLLAKNEKGCITIPMTNDARSLNIANSVSIIAYEALRQNYKEFK from the coding sequence ATGTTTAATATAGTTTTATTAGAACCAAGAATCCCAGGAAATGTTGGAACAATAGGTAGATTAGCTTTTGCTATGAATTGTACTCTTCATCTTATAAAGCCTTATGGTTTTGGTGAAATTACAGAAAAAGAAGTTAAACGTGCAGGACTTGATTATTGGTATGACTTAGATGTTAGAGAATATGAAAATATTGAAGATTTCTGGTCAAAAAATCCTTTTTCAAACAGACATTTTTTTGCTACAACAAAAACAGAACAAGTATATTTTGATGCCCAATATGAAGTAGGGGATTTTTTATATTTTGGAAGGGAAGATGCTGGACTTCCAGAAGATTTATTAGCTAAAAATGAAAAGGGTTGTATAACAATTCCTATGACAAATGATGCTAGAAGTTTAAATATTGCAAACTCTGTATCAATAATAGCTTATGAGGCTTTACGTCAAAACTATAAAGAGTTTAAATAG
- a CDS encoding malic enzyme-like NAD(P)-binding protein — protein sequence MSTTVTKEEALNYHEFPTPGKLGIQTTTELNTQRDLSLAYTPGVAHPCLEIEENPENAFKYTAKRNLVAVITNGTAVLGLGNIGALAAKPVMEGKSVLFKKFSAIDSFDIEIDEEDAGRFIDVCKAIAPTFGGINLEDIGSPACFEIERRLIEELDIPVMHDDQHGTAIITTAGLINACDIIKKNLEDLKVVVVGAGAAAISCSRMYKSVGVKNIIMCDSKGVIHDQRDDLNKFKKEFSIPEAMTKLDAFRDADVVLGLSRPGTFTQKHIAVMANEPIVFALSNPTPELFPEEILAIRDKAIVGTGRSDFPNQVNNVIGFPFIFRGALDVQAKKINMQMKKAAAYAIAELAKKPVPQNVKDIFGDLSYSKKYIIPTAFDKRLIVEVSSAVAQAAVDSGVARKKDFDIEAYKEQLSKMI from the coding sequence ATGAGTACAACGGTAACAAAAGAAGAAGCATTAAATTATCATGAATTTCCTACACCAGGAAAATTAGGAATTCAAACAACTACAGAATTAAATACACAAAGAGATTTATCTCTTGCATATACACCAGGTGTTGCACATCCTTGTTTAGAAATTGAAGAAAATCCAGAAAATGCATTTAAATATACTGCAAAAAGAAATCTTGTAGCAGTTATTACAAATGGTACAGCTGTACTTGGTTTAGGAAACATTGGAGCGTTAGCTGCCAAACCAGTTATGGAAGGTAAATCTGTACTATTTAAAAAGTTCTCTGCTATTGATTCTTTTGATATTGAAATTGATGAAGAAGATGCTGGAAGATTTATAGATGTTTGTAAAGCAATTGCACCTACTTTTGGAGGAATCAACTTAGAAGATATTGGTTCTCCTGCTTGTTTTGAAATAGAGAGAAGACTTATTGAAGAGTTAGATATTCCTGTTATGCATGATGACCAACATGGGACGGCTATTATTACAACTGCAGGACTTATCAATGCTTGTGATATTATTAAGAAAAATTTAGAAGATTTAAAAGTTGTAGTTGTTGGTGCTGGAGCTGCTGCTATTTCTTGTTCAAGAATGTATAAATCTGTTGGAGTTAAAAATATTATTATGTGTGACTCAAAAGGTGTTATTCATGACCAGAGAGATGACTTAAATAAATTTAAAAAAGAGTTTTCTATTCCTGAAGCTATGACTAAATTAGATGCCTTTAGAGATGCTGATGTTGTATTAGGACTTTCAAGACCTGGAACATTTACTCAAAAACATATTGCTGTTATGGCAAATGAACCAATTGTATTTGCATTATCAAACCCTACACCAGAGCTTTTCCCTGAGGAAATCCTAGCTATTAGAGATAAAGCTATTGTTGGTACAGGAAGAAGTGATTTCCCTAATCAAGTAAATAATGTAATTGGTTTCCCATTTATTTTTAGAGGTGCACTAGATGTACAAGCTAAAAAAATCAATATGCAAATGAAAAAAGCAGCAGCATATGCAATTGCTGAATTAGCTAAAAAGCCTGTTCCTCAAAATGTAAAAGATATTTTTGGAGATTTATCATATTCTAAAAAATATATTATTCCTACTGCTTTTGACAAGAGACTTATTGTAGAAGTTTCAAGTGCAGTTGCTCAAGCTGCAGTTGATTCTGGAGTAGCTAGAAAAAAAGATTTTGATATTGAAGCTTATAAAGAGCAGTTATCTAAAATGATTTAA
- a CDS encoding methyl-accepting chemotaxis protein — translation MKNLSIKVKLQLIVFLAITIISFVLSFQSIYSMKKTSNEKIEAYKVEAYKNKELELKNYVSLAYKMVEAYHARTAKDKIKLEVESYIQEQSDFLFSIINKEYEKNKDLLSKEELENRIKFLISSTRYGDSGYFWINDFNYTTIMHPIKKELDGQNYKDNPSLGFIKQGVDKLNESGKDRAFIEYSFLKPNTQKTVFKSSIVRVFKPFNWIVGTGAYIDDVTSSMQKDALTAISKMRYGKDGYFWIQDGKSNMVMHPLDKTLNGKNLASLKDINGVHFFKEMTDIGNKKGNGLVRYSWKKPGKDAPQPKFSYIQKFNEWNWIIGTGAYVDEIEDNVNIMIERTNEDIDSFIVSIILWAVGTLVVLLLISIFIAKKTILEPLDNFQEGLLNFFKYLNREASDVTLLDDSSKDELGKMSKVVNENIAITKTGVEEDRQFIDETITVLSEFEQGDLCQRIHANVDNPALMELKKVLDSMGTQMENNIENVLDILEQYSNYNYMNKVDNSKVKNQLLDLANGVNSLGDSISSMLVENKKVGVTLDSSSHILLENVNVLNGASTEAAASLEETAAALEEITGTIISNTDNVTEMAQFANSVVSSVEEGNRLANQTTKSMDEINEQVTAINDAIGVIDQIAFQTNILSLNAAVEAATAGEAGKGFAVVAQEVRNLASRSAEAAKEIKSLVENANLKTSEGKQISDKMIHGYKSLNENINKTIELINDVEMASREQKSGIEQINDAVTAQDQQTQQIASAANDTYEIAMETSNISKEIVNNVDEKEFIGKDDIKYSKGKGDNLVSSKKEQIKKPANSIEKKQLKKENIKMTKKEVYEDRTVPDEWESF, via the coding sequence ATGAAGAATTTATCGATAAAAGTAAAATTACAATTAATTGTTTTTTTAGCAATTACTATTATCTCATTTGTCTTATCTTTTCAATCAATTTATTCAATGAAAAAGACATCAAATGAAAAAATTGAAGCCTATAAGGTCGAAGCATATAAAAATAAAGAGTTAGAACTTAAAAATTATGTTTCTCTTGCATATAAAATGGTTGAAGCTTATCATGCAAGAACAGCAAAAGATAAAATAAAATTAGAAGTAGAAAGTTATATACAGGAACAATCTGATTTTCTTTTTTCAATTATTAATAAAGAGTATGAAAAAAATAAAGATTTATTATCAAAAGAAGAGTTAGAAAATAGAATTAAATTTTTAATATCTTCTACAAGATATGGAGACTCTGGATATTTTTGGATAAATGATTTTAATTATACAACTATTATGCATCCAATAAAAAAAGAGTTAGATGGTCAAAATTATAAAGATAATCCTTCTTTAGGATTTATAAAACAAGGTGTTGATAAATTAAATGAATCAGGTAAAGATAGAGCATTTATCGAATACTCTTTTTTAAAACCAAATACACAAAAAACAGTATTTAAATCTTCTATTGTTAGAGTTTTTAAGCCATTTAATTGGATTGTTGGAACAGGTGCATATATTGATGATGTTACCTCTTCAATGCAAAAAGATGCTTTAACTGCAATTTCAAAAATGCGGTATGGGAAAGATGGTTATTTTTGGATTCAAGATGGTAAATCTAATATGGTTATGCATCCACTCGATAAAACTTTAAATGGTAAAAATTTAGCAAGTTTAAAAGATATAAATGGTGTACATTTTTTTAAAGAGATGACTGATATTGGTAACAAAAAAGGAAATGGATTAGTAAGATATTCTTGGAAAAAACCAGGGAAAGATGCTCCTCAACCTAAGTTCTCTTATATTCAAAAGTTTAACGAATGGAATTGGATTATTGGTACAGGAGCATATGTTGATGAGATTGAAGACAACGTAAATATTATGATTGAAAGAACCAATGAAGATATTGATAGTTTCATAGTTAGCATTATTTTATGGGCGGTAGGAACTTTAGTAGTTTTATTATTAATATCTATATTTATAGCTAAAAAGACAATTTTAGAACCGTTGGATAATTTCCAAGAAGGTTTATTAAATTTCTTTAAATATCTAAATAGAGAAGCAAGTGATGTAACTTTATTAGATGATTCTTCAAAAGACGAATTAGGAAAAATGTCAAAAGTAGTAAATGAAAATATTGCTATTACTAAAACTGGAGTTGAAGAAGATAGACAGTTTATCGATGAAACGATTACCGTTTTATCAGAGTTTGAACAAGGTGATTTATGTCAAAGAATTCATGCAAATGTTGATAATCCAGCTTTAATGGAGTTAAAAAAAGTATTAGATTCAATGGGAACTCAAATGGAGAATAACATTGAAAATGTATTGGATATATTAGAACAGTATTCAAATTATAATTATATGAATAAAGTAGATAACTCAAAGGTGAAAAATCAGCTTCTTGATTTAGCAAATGGAGTAAATAGTCTTGGAGATTCTATAAGCTCAATGTTAGTTGAAAATAAAAAAGTTGGAGTGACTTTAGATTCTTCTTCTCATATACTTTTAGAAAATGTAAATGTTTTAAATGGTGCTTCTACAGAAGCAGCAGCTTCTTTGGAAGAAACAGCAGCCGCATTAGAAGAGATTACGGGTACTATAATAAGTAATACAGACAATGTAACAGAAATGGCTCAGTTTGCTAATAGTGTTGTATCTTCTGTTGAAGAAGGAAATAGACTAGCAAATCAAACTACAAAGTCTATGGATGAAATAAATGAACAAGTTACAGCTATTAATGATGCGATTGGTGTTATTGACCAAATTGCATTCCAAACAAATATTCTTTCTTTAAATGCAGCAGTAGAAGCAGCAACAGCAGGTGAAGCTGGAAAAGGTTTTGCAGTTGTAGCACAAGAAGTAAGAAACCTTGCAAGTAGAAGTGCGGAAGCAGCTAAGGAGATTAAAAGTTTAGTAGAAAATGCAAATCTAAAGACATCAGAAGGAAAACAAATATCTGATAAAATGATTCATGGTTATAAATCATTAAATGAAAATATCAATAAAACAATTGAATTAATCAATGACGTTGAAATGGCATCAAGAGAACAAAAATCAGGGATAGAACAGATAAACGATGCAGTAACAGCGCAAGATCAACAAACTCAACAAATTGCAAGTGCTGCAAATGATACATATGAAATAGCAATGGAAACGTCAAATATTTCAAAAGAGATAGTTAATAATGTTGATGAAAAAGAATTTATTGGCAAAGATGATATTAAGTATTCAAAAGGGAAAGGTGATAATTTAGTTTCTTCTAAAAAAGAACAAATAAAAAAGCCTGCTAATAGTATAGAAAAAAAACAGCTTAAAAAAGAAAATATAAAAATGACAAAAAAAGAAGTTTATGAAGATAGAACTGTTCCTGATGAGTGGGAAAGTTTTTAA